From the genome of Micromonospora lupini:
TCCTTTCGAGGGGTACGTGCCGGCGAGCGGGTTGGCCGCGTCGCCGGTGGCGGGTCGGGCGTCCGGTACGGACGCCGTCGGCGAGGAGTGGTCACCCGCGACAGCGGGCGCCGGAGCGTTGCCACCTGTGTGCGCGGGCACCACAAGCGGTGCGCCTGTCACCGGGCAGGGCACGACCACGCAGGCCAGCCCGAAGACGTCCCGGACCAGGTCGGCGGTGAGGATCTCCCGGGGCGGCCCGGCGGCCACCACCGCGCCGGCGCGCATCGCGATCAGGTGGTCGGCGTAGCGGGCGGCCTGGTTGAGGTCGTGCAGCACGGCGACCACTGTGCGGCCGCGCTCGACGCGCAGCCGGTGCAGCAGGTCCAGCACCTCCACCTGGTGGGCCAGGTCGAGGAAGGTGGTCGGCTCGTCCAGCAACAGGGCGTCGGTGTCCTGGGCCAGGGTCATGGCGATCCACACGCGTTGCCGCTGGCCGCCGGAGAGGCTGTCCACCGGCCGGTCGGCCAGGTCGGACACGTCGGCCAGATTCATCGCCTCGTCCACCGCCGCGCCGTCGTCGGACGACCACTG
Proteins encoded in this window:
- a CDS encoding ABC transporter ATP-binding protein, giving the protein MLSTRDLVVGYDERTVLDGLTLDLPTDAFTVIVGPNACGKSTLLRTMARLLTPRRGTVLLDGAAIRDLPTRDVARRLGVLPQSPLVPEGVTVADLVGRGRQPYQRWWRQWSSDDGAAVDEAMNLADVSDLADRPVDSLSGGQRQRVWIAMTLAQDTDALLLDEPTTFLDLAHQVEVLDLLHRLRVERGRTVVAVLHDLNQAARYADHLIAMRAGAVVAAGPPREILTADLVRDVFGLACVVVPCPVTGAPLVVPAHTGGNAPAPAVAGDHSSPTASVPDARPATGDAANPLAGTYPSKGL